A stretch of the Streptomyces sp. NBC_00078 genome encodes the following:
- a CDS encoding MHYT domain-containing protein has protein sequence MHSTVDGFRYGAVTPVAAYLMACLGGALGLRCIVRSLLDEESWKPGWLALGAASIGCGIWTMHFIAMLGFQVEETGIRYDTGLTLLSLALAIIVVGIGVFIVGYRGSGKITLGVAGVVTGIGVAVMHYLGMAAVEVNGDIRYDPLTVVLSVAIAVVAATAALWAAVSIRGFMTSLGASLVMGVAVSGMHYTAMAAVSVHVHGNGNGAWAGDSPTSLLLPMLLGPAVFLLLAGVVVMFDPLLVLGDGEWSKSATSQRTWAAKETTEPAPQHSSAGFGGPVGHARPRLDH, from the coding sequence ATGCACAGCACGGTTGACGGGTTCCGCTATGGCGCGGTGACACCTGTGGCTGCCTATCTGATGGCCTGTCTGGGAGGGGCGCTGGGACTGCGCTGCATCGTCCGGTCCCTGCTCGACGAAGAGTCGTGGAAGCCCGGTTGGCTGGCGCTCGGCGCCGCGTCGATCGGCTGCGGCATCTGGACGATGCACTTCATTGCCATGCTCGGTTTCCAGGTCGAGGAGACCGGGATCCGCTACGACACGGGCCTCACCCTGCTGAGCCTGGCCCTGGCGATCATCGTGGTCGGTATCGGCGTGTTCATCGTCGGCTACCGAGGCTCCGGCAAGATCACCCTCGGCGTCGCCGGCGTGGTCACCGGTATCGGTGTCGCCGTCATGCACTACCTCGGCATGGCCGCGGTGGAGGTGAACGGCGACATCCGGTACGACCCGCTCACCGTCGTCCTGTCCGTCGCGATCGCCGTCGTCGCCGCGACCGCCGCACTGTGGGCGGCCGTCAGCATCCGCGGCTTCATGACGAGCCTCGGGGCCAGTCTGGTCATGGGTGTGGCGGTGTCCGGCATGCACTACACGGCCATGGCCGCCGTGAGCGTCCATGTACACGGCAACGGCAACGGGGCCTGGGCGGGCGACTCGCCCACCTCCCTGCTGCTGCCCATGCTTCTGGGACCGGCCGTCTTCCTGCTGCTGGCCGGGGTGGTGGTCATGTTCGACCCTCTGCTGGTGCTGGGCGACGGCGAGTGGAGCAAGTCGGCCACGTCCCAGCGGACCTGGGCGGCCAAGGAGACGACAGAGCCAGCGCCGCAGCACAGCAGCGCCGGCTTCGGCGGGCCGGTCGGCCACGCCCGCCCCCGGCTGGATCACTAG
- a CDS encoding glycoside hydrolase family 64 protein codes for MPRKLTHRLLAPAAAAALLAAVLAIHSPSSADAAVPDTIPLKLTNNSGRGEPVYVYTLGTLLSTGRQGWADANGTFHAWPAGGNPPTPAPDASIAGPAAGQSKTIRIPKFSGRIYFSYGQKLVFKLTTGGLVQPAVQNPSDPNRNILFNWSEYTLNDSGLWLNSTQVDMFSAPYAVGVQRADGSTATTGHLKSGGYNGFFSALRGQPGGWANLIQTRSDGTVLRALAPGYGLENGALPASVMDDYVSRVWQKYATTTLTVTPFTDQPNTKYIGRVSGNVMNFTDSSGAVVTSFQKPDADSIFGCHKLLDAPNDQVRGPISRTLCAGFNRSTLLVNPNQPDTTTANFYRDTVTNQYARKIHAQMADGKAYAFAFDDVGNQESLVHDGSPQQAYLTLDPLN; via the coding sequence GTGCCCAGAAAGCTCACTCACCGGCTCCTGGCCCCGGCAGCGGCGGCCGCGCTGCTCGCTGCGGTCCTCGCCATCCACTCGCCGTCGTCCGCCGACGCGGCGGTGCCCGACACCATCCCCCTGAAGCTGACCAACAACTCCGGTCGCGGCGAGCCGGTCTACGTCTACACCCTGGGCACCCTGCTCTCGACGGGCCGGCAGGGCTGGGCGGACGCGAACGGCACGTTCCATGCCTGGCCAGCGGGCGGAAACCCGCCCACTCCCGCACCCGACGCGTCGATCGCCGGGCCCGCCGCCGGTCAGTCGAAGACGATCCGGATCCCCAAGTTCTCCGGCCGGATCTACTTCTCCTACGGCCAGAAGCTCGTGTTCAAGCTGACGACCGGCGGCCTGGTGCAGCCCGCCGTGCAGAACCCGAGCGACCCCAACCGCAACATCCTGTTCAACTGGTCGGAGTACACGCTCAACGACTCCGGCCTGTGGCTCAACAGCACCCAGGTGGACATGTTCTCCGCGCCCTACGCGGTCGGGGTGCAGCGCGCCGACGGCAGCACGGCCACCACCGGTCACCTCAAGTCGGGTGGCTACAACGGTTTCTTCAGCGCCCTGCGGGGACAGCCGGGCGGCTGGGCCAACCTGATCCAGACGCGCTCCGACGGCACTGTCCTGCGCGCACTGGCACCGGGCTACGGCCTGGAGAACGGAGCCCTCCCCGCGTCCGTGATGGACGACTACGTGAGCCGCGTCTGGCAGAAGTACGCCACGACCACACTGACGGTGACGCCGTTCACCGACCAGCCGAACACGAAGTACATCGGCCGGGTGTCGGGCAACGTCATGAACTTCACCGACAGTTCGGGAGCCGTCGTCACCAGCTTCCAGAAGCCGGACGCGGACAGCATCTTCGGGTGCCACAAGCTGCTCGACGCTCCCAACGACCAGGTGCGCGGACCGATTTCCCGCACCCTGTGCGCGGGATTCAACCGCTCCACCCTCCTGGTCAACCCCAACCAGCCGGACACCACGACGGCGAACTTCTACCGGGACACGGTGACCAACCAGTACGCCCGCAAGATCCATGCTCAGATGGCCGACGGCAAGGCCTACGCCTTCGCCTTCGACGACGTCGGCAACCAGGAGTCCCTGGTGCACGACGGCAGCCCGCAGCAGGCGTACCTGACCCTTGATCCTCTCAACTGA
- a CDS encoding cupin domain-containing protein: protein MRNALRTAVVGAVVTGTVLTCNSAGATPPGPGVSGRLISQTTVGDTDYVVREITVPPGQSTGWHYHDGTVYGFVRQGTLSHYASDCAGDGVYKTGTALREPGGPSDVHLGRNEGTTPLILEVLYILPHGAPFSEDVPNPGCSFQ, encoded by the coding sequence ATGCGCAACGCCCTCCGTACCGCCGTGGTCGGCGCGGTCGTCACCGGCACCGTTCTGACCTGCAACTCCGCGGGAGCCACACCGCCCGGCCCGGGGGTGTCCGGGCGGCTGATCAGCCAGACCACCGTCGGGGACACCGACTACGTCGTCCGGGAGATCACCGTCCCGCCCGGCCAGAGCACCGGCTGGCACTACCACGACGGCACCGTCTACGGCTTCGTCCGACAGGGCACCCTCAGCCACTACGCCTCCGACTGCGCCGGGGACGGTGTCTACAAGACCGGCACCGCCCTCCGCGAGCCGGGCGGACCGAGCGATGTCCACCTCGGCCGCAACGAGGGCACCACTCCACTGATCCTGGAAGTGCTGTACATCCTGCCGCACGGCGCGCCCTTCTCGGAGGACGTGCCGAACCCGGGCTGCTCGTTCCAGTGA
- a CDS encoding TauD/TfdA family dioxygenase — MTTERDTATGVEQVAGIEVKPVAGHIGAEITGVDLASAPDDAVVAAIRAAVLRWKVVFFRGQRLDHAGHVAFARRFGKPVVLRKRGSASPPDVPEVETTADRLELGGKFGMEHDEWLQRRRHTLLRGWHCDHGARIDPPAATILRAEAVPPYGGDTTWSNLAAAYAGLSAPVRAFVDGLRAEHRLGVGYQPRPGDDSYLRHLLDHQVASVHPLVRVHPETGERVLFVNGYYIEQITDVSRPESRAILDMLLEQAVRPEYTVRFRWEPGSVAFWDNRATMHLAPSDNTHLDVPRIMHRVMLTGDVPVGVDGRPSQPVVGTEPGRW, encoded by the coding sequence ATGACGACGGAGCGGGACACGGCGACGGGCGTCGAACAGGTCGCGGGGATCGAGGTGAAACCGGTCGCCGGGCACATCGGAGCCGAGATCACAGGAGTCGATCTCGCCTCCGCACCGGACGACGCCGTGGTCGCCGCGATCCGGGCGGCGGTGCTGCGCTGGAAGGTGGTGTTCTTCCGCGGGCAACGGCTCGACCACGCCGGGCACGTGGCGTTCGCGCGCCGCTTCGGCAAGCCCGTCGTGCTGCGCAAACGGGGCAGCGCCTCACCGCCGGACGTCCCCGAGGTCGAGACGACCGCCGACCGCCTTGAGCTGGGCGGAAAGTTCGGCATGGAGCACGACGAGTGGCTGCAGCGCCGACGGCACACGCTGCTGCGCGGCTGGCACTGCGACCACGGCGCGCGCATCGACCCGCCGGCCGCGACGATCCTGCGCGCCGAGGCCGTGCCGCCCTACGGCGGTGACACGACATGGTCGAACCTGGCGGCCGCCTACGCCGGACTCTCCGCTCCCGTGCGGGCGTTCGTCGACGGGCTCCGCGCAGAGCACCGCCTGGGCGTCGGCTACCAGCCGCGTCCGGGCGACGACAGCTATCTGCGCCACCTGCTGGACCATCAGGTCGCCTCCGTGCACCCGCTGGTGCGCGTGCACCCCGAGACGGGCGAGCGGGTGCTGTTCGTCAACGGCTACTACATCGAGCAGATCACCGACGTCTCCCGCCCGGAGAGCCGGGCGATCCTCGACATGCTGCTGGAGCAGGCGGTCCGGCCCGAGTACACGGTGCGGTTCCGCTGGGAGCCGGGCAGCGTGGCCTTCTGGGACAACCGGGCCACCATGCACCTCGCCCCCAGCGACAACACCCACCTCGACGTCCCACGGATCATGCACCGGGTGATGCTGACGGGCGACGTACCCGTCGGCGTGGACGGCAGACCCTCGCAGCCGGTAGTCGGGACCGAGCCGGGGCGCTGGTGA
- a CDS encoding dienelactone hydrolase family protein, with the protein MTSVQGTTVDITTEDGVADAYVAHAADGSARPGVLLYMDAFGIRPHLTGMADRIAEAGYTVLVPNVFYRHGRTPVVELPEFIDPAARPEIWGKVGPLIQSVTSDLAMRDAAAYLQWLADSPLVTDGPVALTGYCMGARLSLLTAGHYPDRVAAAAGFHGGHMATDDPDSPHLAAEHVTAEVYFGHADEDPSLPPEQMQRLEDALTAAGVRHRCEVYPGAAHGFTQADTSSYHKDGDERHWAALLDLLERTF; encoded by the coding sequence ATGACCTCCGTACAGGGAACGACTGTGGACATCACCACCGAGGACGGTGTCGCCGACGCCTATGTGGCACACGCCGCAGACGGCAGCGCCCGTCCTGGTGTCCTGCTCTACATGGATGCGTTCGGGATCCGTCCCCATCTGACCGGGATGGCCGACCGCATCGCGGAGGCCGGCTACACCGTGCTGGTGCCCAACGTGTTCTACCGTCACGGGCGGACACCCGTTGTCGAGTTGCCCGAGTTCATCGACCCGGCGGCGCGTCCGGAGATCTGGGGCAAGGTCGGACCGCTGATCCAGTCCGTCACGTCCGACCTGGCCATGCGGGACGCGGCCGCGTACCTGCAGTGGCTGGCCGACTCCCCTCTCGTCACCGACGGCCCGGTCGCGCTGACCGGCTACTGCATGGGGGCACGGCTGTCCCTGCTGACCGCCGGCCACTATCCGGACCGGGTGGCGGCCGCGGCCGGCTTCCACGGCGGGCACATGGCCACGGACGATCCGGACAGCCCGCACCTGGCGGCCGAACACGTCACCGCCGAGGTCTACTTCGGCCACGCCGACGAGGACCCCTCGCTGCCGCCCGAGCAGATGCAGCGCCTGGAGGACGCGCTCACCGCGGCGGGCGTACGCCACCGCTGCGAGGTCTACCCGGGCGCGGCCCACGGCTTCACGCAGGCGGACACCTCGTCGTACCACAAGGACGGCGACGAGCGGCACTGGGCCGCGCTGCTCGACCTCCTCGAGCGCACCTTCTGA
- a CDS encoding metallophosphoesterase yields the protein MSDSSRDTAEGAGWGSAERGEYKRLMPHRVEKLSWLSPKTLWAARNGVLASWFGDPTGRTRSRWVAQRQAAGAPADKVIRREDPDRFSFMVIGDTGEGDDPQYAVVPGFLKVSQGTEFAVIASDVIYPVGSADGYATKFFRPYQDYRAPIYAIPGNHDWYEDLGAFMRVFCDDAPPLAPEPAARPLTRAWTRGLLWHRPRPTDGQHLDEARQLRSEPDQRAVQPGPYWAVDAGPVRIIGIDTGLLGTIDAEQGAWLREVSKGPRPKILITGSPLYVDGEHHPCTIEGGNGTVDDIVRDPEHHYVAAIGGDIHNYQRYPVQVDDRTIQYVVSGGGGAFMHATHTIPRIDIAHVTEKDFCCYPLRGDSLAFYSRLYGRRLRLPRLFTLTEHEAMAVIAERLGMPPTRAPGGPVRVTRRARIVASLLGAGGRPDRTSRFRLPVRKIYTQLFSPSSATYSPPFFKCFLRLDVTPEAIRLRCFAATGNRAQEVEPPVEDEFTIPLT from the coding sequence GTGTCTGACTCTTCACGCGATACGGCCGAAGGCGCCGGCTGGGGCTCCGCAGAGCGCGGCGAGTACAAGCGGCTGATGCCGCACAGAGTGGAAAAGCTCTCCTGGCTCAGCCCGAAAACGCTGTGGGCAGCTCGCAACGGCGTGCTGGCCTCCTGGTTCGGGGACCCCACGGGCCGTACCCGCAGCAGATGGGTGGCCCAGCGCCAAGCCGCGGGCGCGCCCGCGGACAAGGTGATCCGGCGCGAGGATCCGGACCGGTTCTCGTTCATGGTCATCGGCGACACCGGGGAGGGCGACGACCCTCAATACGCGGTGGTGCCGGGCTTCTTGAAGGTCAGTCAGGGGACGGAGTTCGCTGTCATCGCCAGCGACGTCATCTACCCGGTGGGCAGCGCGGACGGCTACGCCACGAAGTTCTTCCGCCCCTACCAGGACTACCGGGCGCCGATCTACGCGATACCCGGCAACCACGACTGGTACGAGGACCTCGGCGCCTTCATGCGTGTCTTCTGCGACGACGCCCCGCCCCTCGCGCCCGAGCCGGCAGCGCGCCCGCTGACCCGGGCCTGGACACGCGGTCTCCTGTGGCACCGACCGCGCCCGACGGACGGTCAACACCTGGACGAGGCACGGCAGTTGCGGTCGGAGCCGGACCAACGGGCCGTGCAGCCGGGCCCGTACTGGGCCGTGGACGCCGGACCGGTGCGGATCATAGGCATCGACACGGGCCTGCTCGGCACCATCGACGCCGAACAGGGCGCATGGCTGCGGGAGGTGTCGAAGGGCCCCCGGCCCAAGATCCTCATCACCGGCTCGCCCCTGTACGTCGACGGTGAGCACCACCCCTGCACCATCGAAGGGGGCAACGGCACCGTCGACGACATCGTCCGGGACCCCGAGCACCACTACGTCGCGGCGATAGGCGGCGACATCCACAACTACCAGCGCTACCCGGTCCAGGTGGACGATCGCACCATCCAGTACGTCGTCTCGGGCGGCGGCGGCGCGTTCATGCACGCCACCCACACCATCCCCCGCATCGACATCGCGCACGTCACCGAGAAGGACTTCTGCTGCTACCCGTTGCGCGGTGACTCCCTCGCCTTCTACAGCAGGCTCTACGGACGCCGACTGCGCCTGCCGCGCCTGTTCACCCTCACCGAGCACGAGGCGATGGCCGTGATCGCCGAGCGGCTCGGCATGCCGCCGACCCGTGCCCCCGGCGGGCCGGTGCGCGTCACCCGCCGTGCCCGCATCGTGGCCAGTCTGCTGGGTGCCGGCGGCCGCCCCGACCGCACCTCGCGCTTCCGCCTCCCGGTCCGCAAGATCTACACGCAGCTGTTCTCGCCGAGTTCGGCGACGTACAGTCCGCCCTTCTTCAAGTGCTTCCTGCGTCTGGACGTCACTCCGGAGGCGATCCGGCTGCGCTGCTTCGCAGCCACCGGCAACCGCGCCCAGGAGGTCGAACCGCCGGTCGAGGACGAGTTCACCATTCCCCTGACCTGA
- a CDS encoding RICIN domain-containing protein translates to MFALAAGTLTTLGSGQAHASTNQFRGVNWADQRDNFVNGVLYVSGLGPSDTYTSAAATANQVVGQMYSITGANTVRMPINEPTVSTYWSTYTGAIDTALTKGKVILAYWAHAGGKPTSTSGFNQMWDTVVAKYGSNPNAYFEVINEPYGYGTGDLDNFYNAWLARYSGVPRGRVVLDGAGDAQNVAAVGGDSRLNGTMLAVHDYSFFAGYEDETEWANHIAGYIGGYADRTIATEWGGPMGPGSKNGVQYGMIDYSIPSGSFFADYVRGVSSELRKLGMGSVYWPGLRDGDWYSMTTRVGTGSATKLSLVNPSGLARLQYAWGDGNGGGTYVRIGNAATGLYVDGAGAVANGSEADQWSGAGSRTEEQWSIENDGNYVRIKNRATGLYLDGQGRTANGSAVGQYSDTNGSSQQWSVLTNANNVRIKNRATGLYLDGMGRTGNGSALGQYSSSGSANQQWRITAAG, encoded by the coding sequence GTGTTCGCTCTCGCGGCGGGCACACTCACGACCCTCGGATCCGGCCAGGCCCACGCCTCCACCAACCAGTTCAGAGGCGTGAACTGGGCAGACCAGCGGGACAACTTCGTCAACGGCGTCCTCTACGTGTCAGGCCTCGGGCCCTCGGACACGTACACGTCGGCCGCCGCCACGGCCAACCAGGTGGTCGGCCAGATGTACTCGATCACCGGCGCCAACACCGTCCGCATGCCGATCAACGAGCCCACCGTCTCGACCTACTGGTCGACGTACACCGGGGCGATCGACACGGCGCTGACCAAGGGCAAGGTGATCCTGGCGTACTGGGCGCACGCCGGTGGCAAGCCGACGAGCACGAGCGGCTTCAACCAGATGTGGGACACCGTCGTCGCCAAGTACGGGAGCAACCCCAACGCCTACTTCGAGGTCATCAACGAGCCGTACGGCTACGGCACCGGCGACCTCGACAACTTCTACAACGCTTGGCTGGCCAGGTACTCCGGCGTGCCGCGCGGGCGAGTCGTCCTCGACGGAGCGGGCGACGCCCAGAACGTCGCGGCGGTCGGCGGCGACAGCCGCCTGAACGGCACGATGCTCGCCGTCCACGACTACTCGTTCTTCGCCGGCTACGAGGACGAGACGGAGTGGGCGAACCACATCGCCGGCTACATAGGCGGCTACGCCGATCGCACGATAGCCACCGAGTGGGGCGGCCCGATGGGCCCGGGCAGTAAGAACGGCGTCCAGTACGGCATGATCGACTACAGCATCCCCAGCGGGTCGTTCTTCGCCGACTACGTCCGCGGCGTCAGCAGCGAACTGCGCAAGCTCGGCATGGGCAGCGTGTACTGGCCGGGGCTGCGGGACGGCGACTGGTACAGCATGACCACCAGGGTCGGCACCGGCTCGGCCACCAAGCTGTCATTGGTCAACCCCTCGGGGCTGGCCCGGCTGCAGTACGCCTGGGGTGACGGCAACGGAGGCGGCACATACGTCAGGATCGGCAACGCCGCCACCGGCCTGTACGTCGACGGCGCCGGCGCCGTCGCCAACGGGTCCGAGGCCGACCAGTGGTCGGGCGCAGGCAGCCGCACCGAGGAGCAGTGGAGCATCGAGAACGACGGCAACTACGTGCGCATCAAGAACCGCGCGACCGGCCTGTACCTCGACGGCCAGGGCCGCACCGCCAACGGTTCTGCGGTAGGGCAGTACTCCGACACCAATGGCAGCAGCCAGCAATGGTCGGTGCTGACCAACGCCAACAACGTCCGGATCAAGAACCGCGCCACAGGCCTCTACCTCGACGGGATGGGCCGTACCGGCAACGGCTCCGCTTTGGGGCAGTACAGCAGCTCCGGCAGCGCCAACCAGCAGTGGCGGATCACCGCCGCCGGGTGA
- a CDS encoding LLM class flavin-dependent oxidoreductase, which yields MPTTSRPLRKLGFLTIGLFDETDPRRGHESTLEIIELGERLGFDSAWLRHRHLQYGISSPVAVMAAASQRTSRIELGTAVIPLGWENPLRLAEDLATVDILSGGRINPGVSVGPPMHYEQVKEALYPDAAEVEDFSYERVRRLLDFVRGRSATDFSGVEGFEVFSDRVQPHSPGLGRRLWYGGGSLGSARWAGEHGMNFLTSSVVKAEGAGGEGDFDFAEIQLSHIRAFRAQHQDGENARVSQGLVVIPTDSASAGQRAKYEEYAARRTPRTASPQGPARLMFAPDIVGTSEEIAERLQAHAAFREVDEVAFALPFAFGHEDYVQILTDMASKLGPALGWQPAG from the coding sequence GTGCCGACGACCTCACGCCCCTTGCGCAAGCTGGGTTTCCTGACCATCGGCCTGTTCGACGAGACAGATCCGCGCCGGGGGCACGAATCCACGCTGGAGATCATCGAGCTGGGTGAGCGGCTCGGCTTCGACAGCGCGTGGCTGCGGCATCGTCATCTCCAGTACGGCATCTCCTCCCCCGTCGCGGTGATGGCGGCGGCCTCGCAGCGCACCAGCCGTATCGAGCTCGGCACCGCGGTCATCCCGCTCGGCTGGGAGAACCCGCTGCGCCTGGCCGAGGACCTGGCGACGGTCGACATCCTGTCCGGGGGCCGGATCAACCCGGGTGTCAGCGTCGGGCCGCCGATGCACTACGAGCAGGTGAAGGAAGCGCTGTACCCGGACGCGGCCGAGGTCGAGGACTTCTCCTACGAGCGGGTGCGGCGCCTGCTGGACTTCGTGCGGGGCAGGAGCGCGACGGACTTCAGCGGTGTCGAGGGCTTCGAAGTGTTCTCGGACCGGGTCCAGCCCCACTCCCCCGGTCTGGGGCGGCGGCTCTGGTACGGCGGTGGCAGTCTGGGTTCGGCGCGCTGGGCCGGTGAGCACGGTATGAACTTCCTCACCAGCAGTGTCGTGAAGGCCGAAGGGGCGGGCGGGGAAGGGGACTTCGACTTCGCGGAGATCCAGCTGTCCCACATCCGCGCCTTTCGCGCCCAGCACCAGGACGGCGAGAACGCGCGCGTCTCGCAGGGCCTGGTCGTCATCCCCACCGACTCCGCCTCAGCCGGACAACGCGCGAAATACGAGGAGTACGCGGCCAGGCGCACCCCTCGCACGGCCTCACCTCAGGGGCCGGCCCGTTTGATGTTCGCGCCGGACATCGTCGGCACCTCCGAGGAGATCGCCGAACGCCTCCAGGCTCATGCCGCGTTCCGCGAGGTGGACGAGGTCGCGTTCGCGCTGCCGTTCGCCTTCGGGCACGAGGACTATGTGCAGATCCTCACCGACATGGCCTCGAAGCTCGGTCCCGCGCTGGGCTGGCAGCCCGCCGGCTGA
- a CDS encoding SpoIIE family protein phosphatase encodes MEHASNAAVVDALGIVTGWSEGARQLTGYPAGEVVGRPVRDLLAEEPPPEAVAALTGTVVVRHRDGSAAPLTVRACVVQSEGGEDGGYMITAERAGDHHRSVQAGRAFQQAAMSMSVFDVSQRYLRLNDVASRVMGVPEDALLGRFFSDTVADAEHSSGFLAHLRHVAETGRPTRYESYGGAPALNRDHAWTTEMWPLREPTGEVYAVALASFDSTEQYLARQRLALLNEAAASIGTTLDVIRTAEELIELLVPRYADFASVDLLDWVLGAEEGPVMPEADVMMRRVAHGSATEGTPEAAVHVGDTDIYPSFSPTAKALHTGRAVLSQAGEPDFMRWVAERNTREPEGRPYRRGVHSMLAVPLRARGTTLGVAVGVRIANPDDYGGDDAVLGEELASRAAVCIDNARRFARERTTALALQNSLLPRGLSGQAAVEVAHRYLPCGSPVGIGGDWFDVIPLSGSRVALVVGDVVGHGIPSSATMGRLCTAVRTLADVDLPPDELLTHLDDLVIHLASDDSGAEAAEFGATCLYAVYDPVSRRLSLAAAGHPPPALVLPDGTTSLIPMTAGPPLGVGGLPFEATELEVPEGCVVALYTDGLIEDRDRDIDHATDELCRALTAPADTLDTLCDAVLKAVLPEEPSDDVALLLARTRALREDRVATWDITPDPERVAAARQAATEQLTAWGLDEAAFVTELVVSELVTNAIRYGSPPIQLRLIRDRTLICEVSDGSSTSPHLRRAHAFDEGGRGLLLVAQLTQRWGSRQAGQGKTIWAEQSLTPQ; translated from the coding sequence ATGGAGCACGCCTCGAACGCGGCGGTCGTGGACGCCCTCGGCATCGTGACAGGGTGGAGCGAGGGCGCCCGGCAGCTGACGGGATACCCGGCGGGCGAAGTGGTGGGCCGGCCGGTGCGGGACCTGCTTGCCGAGGAACCCCCGCCCGAGGCCGTTGCGGCGCTGACCGGCACCGTCGTGGTGCGGCATCGTGACGGCTCCGCAGCCCCGCTCACGGTGCGGGCGTGCGTCGTACAGAGCGAGGGCGGCGAGGACGGCGGCTACATGATCACGGCCGAGCGCGCCGGTGACCACCACCGTTCGGTCCAGGCCGGCCGGGCCTTTCAACAGGCCGCCATGTCGATGTCCGTCTTCGACGTCAGCCAGCGCTATCTGCGCCTCAACGACGTCGCGTCCCGCGTCATGGGCGTGCCGGAGGACGCCCTGCTCGGCCGGTTCTTCTCTGACACGGTGGCGGACGCCGAGCACAGCAGCGGCTTCCTGGCCCATCTGCGCCACGTGGCCGAGACGGGCAGGCCGACCCGCTACGAGAGCTACGGCGGTGCCCCGGCCCTGAACCGGGATCATGCCTGGACCACGGAGATGTGGCCGCTGCGTGAGCCCACCGGTGAGGTGTACGCGGTCGCGCTCGCCTCGTTCGACAGCACCGAGCAGTACCTGGCCCGCCAGCGCCTGGCGCTGCTGAACGAGGCGGCGGCCTCCATCGGCACCACCCTGGACGTGATCCGCACCGCCGAGGAACTCATCGAACTCCTGGTGCCCCGGTACGCCGACTTCGCCAGCGTCGACCTGCTCGACTGGGTTCTCGGCGCGGAAGAGGGGCCCGTGATGCCGGAGGCCGACGTCATGATGCGGCGGGTCGCGCACGGCTCGGCCACCGAGGGCACGCCCGAGGCCGCCGTGCACGTGGGGGACACCGACATCTACCCGTCGTTCTCGCCGACTGCGAAGGCCCTGCACACGGGGCGGGCCGTCCTCAGCCAGGCGGGCGAGCCGGACTTCATGCGGTGGGTCGCCGAGCGCAACACACGGGAGCCCGAGGGCCGCCCGTACCGCAGGGGCGTCCACTCGATGCTCGCGGTGCCGCTGCGGGCCCGGGGCACCACGCTGGGCGTCGCGGTCGGCGTCCGTATAGCGAATCCTGACGACTACGGCGGCGACGACGCCGTCCTCGGCGAGGAACTCGCCAGCCGGGCCGCGGTCTGCATCGACAACGCGCGCCGCTTCGCCCGCGAGCGCACCACCGCACTGGCCCTGCAGAACAGCCTGCTGCCGAGGGGACTGTCCGGGCAGGCGGCGGTCGAAGTGGCCCACCGGTATCTGCCCTGCGGCTCGCCGGTCGGCATCGGCGGCGACTGGTTCGACGTCATCCCGCTGTCCGGCAGCCGTGTCGCCCTGGTCGTCGGCGACGTGGTCGGACACGGCATCCCGTCCTCGGCGACGATGGGCCGCCTCTGTACGGCCGTACGCACCCTCGCGGACGTGGACCTGCCGCCGGACGAACTCCTCACGCACCTCGACGACCTGGTCATCCACCTGGCGTCGGACGACAGCGGTGCCGAGGCCGCCGAGTTCGGCGCCACCTGTCTGTACGCCGTCTACGACCCCGTCTCGCGTCGCCTCAGCCTTGCCGCGGCAGGCCACCCACCGCCCGCCCTCGTGCTGCCCGACGGGACCACGAGCCTGATCCCCATGACGGCCGGGCCTCCGCTCGGTGTCGGCGGCCTGCCCTTCGAGGCCACCGAGCTGGAAGTGCCCGAAGGCTGCGTGGTCGCCCTGTACACCGACGGCCTGATCGAGGACCGCGACCGCGACATCGACCACGCCACCGACGAACTGTGCCGCGCGCTCACCGCCCCCGCCGACACCCTCGACACGCTGTGCGACGCGGTCCTCAAGGCCGTGCTGCCCGAGGAGCCCAGTGACGACGTGGCGCTGCTGCTGGCGCGCACCCGCGCGCTGCGCGAGGACCGGGTCGCGACCTGGGACATCACCCCGGATCCGGAGCGCGTGGCCGCGGCCCGGCAGGCGGCGACCGAGCAACTGACCGCCTGGGGCCTGGACGAGGCCGCGTTCGTCACCGAACTCGTCGTCAGCGAACTGGTCACCAACGCGATCCGGTACGGCTCACCTCCCATCCAGCTGCGTCTGATCCGCGACCGCACCCTCATCTGCGAGGTCTCCGACGGCAGTTCCACCTCACCGCACCTGCGCCGGGCGCACGCCTTCGACGAGGGCGGCCGCGGACTGCTGCTGGTCGCCCAGCTCACCCAGCGCTGGGGCAGTCGGCAGGCGGGCCAGGGCAAGACGATCTGGGCCGAACAGTCGCTGACCCCGCAGTGA